GTGGCCGCGGCCCGGATCATCTGCGACATACACAAGGCCGACTGCACCGCGTTCGAGGGCTGCCCCCGGGTCAACCTGAAGCGGGTCCTGGCCGAGGCCAGGGAGATGGGCTACACCATGAACGTGGGCACTGAGTGCGAGTTCTTCCTGTTCAACAAGGACGACCAGGGCAACCCCACCACCGAGACCAACGACACTGCCGGTTATTTCAGCGTTGACCCCGATGACAACGGCATCGAGTGCCGCCGCGAGATCATCGAGACCCTGGAAAAGATGGGCTACGAGATCGAGGCCTCCCACCATGAAGTGGCCGAGGGCCAGCACGAGATCAACTTTAAATACGCCGACGCCCTGACCGCGGCCGACAACACCGTCACCTTCAAGTACGTGGTCAAGACCATTGCCAAGAATTACGGCCTGCACGCCACCTTTATGCCGAAACCGGTCTTTGGAATCAACGGCTCGGGCATGCATACCAACCAGTCGCTGTTCAACCTGGACGGCTCCAATGCCTTTCTTGACGAAAAGGGCGCGCTGCAGCTGAGCGAGGTAGCCTACCAGTACATTGCCGGAATCATAAAAAACGCCCGGGGTTTTGCCGCGGTAACCAATCCGTTGATCAACTCCTACAAACGGCTGGTGCCCGGCTACGAGGCCCCGGTCTACGTGGCCTGGTCCGCCGCCAACCGGAGCGCCCTGGTCCGGGTCCCGGCGGCCCGCGGCATGGGCACCCGGATCGAAGTCCGCTGCCCGGATCCCACCTGCAACCCCTACCTGGCCTTTGCCATGATGCTGAACTCCGGCCTGGACGGGGTGAAAAACAAACTGAGCCCGCCACCCTCCACCGACCTCAACATCTACCACATGAGCCCGGCGCAGAAAAAACGGGCCAAGATCGCCAACATGCCCGCCTCCC
The Desulfobacterales bacterium DNA segment above includes these coding regions:
- the glnA gene encoding type I glutamate--ammonia ligase, whose protein sequence is MTRDEILKIINKENVHFFRLQFVDINGHMKNVAVPHSQIEKALDGKIMFDGSSIDGFARIEESDMYLVPDYDTFVVLPWRNKEGVAAARIICDIHKADCTAFEGCPRVNLKRVLAEAREMGYTMNVGTECEFFLFNKDDQGNPTTETNDTAGYFSVDPDDNGIECRREIIETLEKMGYEIEASHHEVAEGQHEINFKYADALTAADNTVTFKYVVKTIAKNYGLHATFMPKPVFGINGSGMHTNQSLFNLDGSNAFLDEKGALQLSEVAYQYIAGIIKNARGFAAVTNPLINSYKRLVPGYEAPVYVAWSAANRSALVRVPAARGMGTRIEVRCPDPTCNPYLAFAMMLNSGLDGVKNKLSPPPSTDLNIYHMSPAQKKRAKIANMPASLQEALVDLKKSSIAKATMGSHIFEKFVIGKEAEWDSYRIAVTDWEMAEYLKIY